In Neomonachus schauinslandi chromosome 6, ASM220157v2, whole genome shotgun sequence, a genomic segment contains:
- the SELE gene encoding E-selectin, translated as MIASQLLPVLTLALLLFKESEAWSYNASTETMTFDEASAYCQQRYTHLVAIQNQEEIKYLNSMFSYSPTYYWIGIRKVNKQWTWIGTQKLLTEEAKNWAPGEPNNKQTNEDCVEIYIKRDKDTGKWNDERCDKKKLALCYTAACTPTSCSGHGECVETVNSYTCECYPGFSGLRCEQVVTCRAQKDPGHGSLVCTHPLGHFSYNSSCSVSCEKGYLPSSTETTWCTSTGDWSAPLPACNVVECNALTKPPNGTMDCLESSGNFPWNTTCAFECEEGFELMGPKHLQCTSSGNWDNKKPTCKAVTCEAIDHPQNGSVSCSHSPAGEFTFGSSCNFTCEEGFLVQGPAQLECTAQGKWNQQVPVCEAFQCKTLSIPEKGYMSCLPSASGNFQSESSCEFFCEKGFVLKGSKKLQCGPTGEWDSEEPTCEAVKCDAVRQLQHGSVRCAHSSTGEFSYRSSCAFSCEEGFELRGSAQLECTSQGQWTQEVPSCQVVQCSSLAVSGKMNVSCSGEPVFGTVCAFACPEGWTLNGSAALTCDATGHWSGMPPTCEAPTESSVPLAIGLATAGTSLLTSASFLLWLLKRLRKRAKKFVPASSCQSLQSDGSFHMPL; from the exons ATGATCGCTTCACAGCTTCTCCCCGTTCTCACTCTTG CGCTTCTCCTGTTTAAAGAGAGTGAGGCCTGGTCGTACAATGCCTCCACAGAAACCATGACTTTTGACGAAGCTAGTGCTTACTGTCAGCAAAGGTACACGCATCTGGTTGCGATACAAAACCAAGAAGAAATTAAGTACCTGAACTCCATGTTCAGCTATTCACCAACTTACTACTGGATCGGAATCAGAAAGGTCAATAAGCAGTGGACCTGGATAGGGACCCAGAAGCTTCTGACCGAAGAAGCCAAGAACTGGGCTCCAGGCGAACCGAACAATAAGCAAACCAATGAAGACTGTGTGGAGATCTACATCAAGAGAGACAAGGACACGGGCAAGTGGAATGATGAGAGATGCGACAAAAAGAAGCTTGCCTTGTGTTACACAG CTGCCTGTACCCCTACATCCTGCAGCGGCCATGGTGAGTGTGTGGAGACTGTCAACAGCTACACCTGTGAGTGCTACCCCGGCTTCAGTGGACTCAGGTGTGAGCAAG TTGTGACCTGTCGAGCACAGAAAGACCCTGGGCACGGAAGCCTGGTTTGCACTCACCCTCTGGGGCACTTCAGCTACAATTCTTCCTGCTCCGTCAGCTGTGAAAAGGGTTACCTCCCAAGCAGCACAGAGACCACGTGGTGTACTTCCACAGGGGACTGGAGTGCTCCTCTTCCCGCCTGCAATG TGGTTGAGTGCAATGCTTTGACAAAGCCTCCCAATGGCACTATGGACTGTCTCGAAAGCTCTGGAAACTTCCCATGGAACACAACTTGTGCCTTTGAGTGTGAAGAAGGATTTGAACTAATGGGACCCAAGCACCTCCAGTGTACCTCTTCTGGGAATTGGGACAACAAGAAGCCAACATGTAAAG CTGTGACATGTGAGGCCATTGACCATCCTCAGAATGGGTCTGTGAGCTGCAGCCACTCCCCAGCTGGCGAGTTCACCTTCGGGTCCTCCTGCAATTTCACATGCGAGGAAGGCTTCCTGGTGCAGGGGCCAGCCCAACTTGAATGCACCGCACAAGGGAAATGGAATCAGCAAGTCCCAGTTTGTGAAG CTTTTCAGTGCAAAACCTTGTCCATCCCAGAGAAAGGCTACATGAGTTGTCTTCCTAGTGCTTCTGGAAATTTCCAAAGTGAGTCCAGCTGTGAGTTCTTCTGTGAGAAGGGATTTGTGTTGAAGGGATCCAAAAAACTCCAGTGCGGCCCCACAGGCGAATGGGACAGTGAGGAGCCCACATGTGAAG CTGTGAAATGTGATGCTGTCCGGCAGCTCCAGCATGGCTCCGTGAGGTGCGCCCATTCCTCTACTGGAGAGTTCAGCTACAGGTCCTCCTGTGCCTTCAGCTGTGAGGAAGGCTTTGAATTACGTGGGTCAGCTCAGCTTGAGTGCACATCTCAGGGACAGTGGACACAGGAGGTCCCCTCCTGCCAAG TGGTACAATGTTCAAGTCTGGCAGTTTCTGGAAAGATGAACGTGAGCTGCAGCGGGGAGCCCGTGTTTGGCACTGTGTGTGCGTTTGCATGTCCTGAAGGATGGACGCTCAATGGGTCTGCAGCTCTGACATGTGATGCCACAGGACACTGGTCTGGGATGCCGCCTACCTGTGAAG CTCCCACTGAGTCCAGTGTCCCCCTGGCAATCGGACTCGCCACTGCTGGGACCTCCCTCTTGACATCAGCCTCATTTCTCCTCTGGCTCCTGAAACGCCTACGCAAGAGAG cAAAGAAATTTGTTCCTGCCAG CAGCTGCCAAAGCCTTCAATCAGACGGATCCTTCCACATGCCTTTGTAG